One Drosophila subobscura isolate 14011-0131.10 chromosome U, UCBerk_Dsub_1.0, whole genome shotgun sequence DNA window includes the following coding sequences:
- the LOC117900975 gene encoding homeotic protein spalt-major isoform X1 — MKNHLSNVLCAMRSDFKDNHQETINKMIQFGTVKYGIVKQLKDRARSADKDTGSDQEENGACSPLTTATTTASPEPEEEQEQQQQQQQEEAEQRAAEQIDEEEQPIEDNNNKVVMTKPSSELELEHSHSHSESQSRPQSPSVNTEEAATAASPAAVAPEKDLEVDVEMPETRTSAAAATGEEPAVGVGATPVTLEAIQNMQMAIAQFAAKTIANGSTGADNEAAMKQLAFLQQTLFNLQQQQLFQIQLIQQLQSQLALNQAKQTEEDADEEEEGEGEAEAEDVEPEEETDTYEEEERIADMELRQKAEARMAEAKARQHLINAGVPLRESSGSPAESLKRRREQEQQQQQEEEEEEAAAMRRPPSSRRLSAELVHKESAQEALAKLKDMENMPLPFGSDLASSIITHHDDLPEPNSLDLLQKRAQEVLDSASQGILANNMADDFAFDKSGEGKSRNEPFFKHRCRYCGKVFGSDSALQIHIRSHTGERPFKCNVCGSRFTTKGNLKVHFQRHAQKFPHVPMNATPIPEHMDKFHPPLLDQMSPTDSSPTHSPAPPHAPTGCGSAAAPPTAMPAFPGLQGLYRPPMEILKSLGAAAGGPHPFFPQMPGLGASSDMPTDLRKSSGPSSPRQEQEQEQEDEEMSGRMPVKTELMEEDKEEAADASANEREEAEPEPQPLPLEVRIKEERLEEEQQQSQQQQEEEAEQQLEVRRTPSPRVRSPPVNHHRSHHHQQQQQHHGHHGHHGYPPVVQPIQPPALMHPQQPSPGSQSHLDHLPTPGQLPPSMPHREDFFAERFPLNFTTGKTLSPEHNSPIRSPAHAHAHAHGHPHHAHMARSPFFNPIKHEMAALLPRPHSNDNSWENFIEVSNTSETMKLKELMKNKKISDPNQCVVCDRVLSCKSALQMHYRTHTGERPFKCRICGRAFTTKGNLKTHMAVHKIRPPMRNFHQCPVCHKKYSNALVLQQHIRLHTGEPTDLTPEQIQAAEIRDPPPSMMPGHFMNPFAAAAFHFGALPGAPGGPPGALHGAHNGALGSESSQGDLEDNMDCGEDYDDDVSSEHLSNSHLEQEGGGSERPRSGDDFKSLLFEQKLRIDATGVVNTHPHPHAHPPARPRSSASSNGNSGGSASAPTSPTSHQSHLAAKPSSSSTRASSPARSEASQGALDLTPRAAPQPPPTAAASASSSSSRSPLLPKEKPISPPQSARSPPNGPPQPPPPPSMLSCSPLPPSVAIDCLPPGLQHHLQQQHQHLMQQQAAVAAAAAAQHHHHQMQQHAAALHQHQEQLRREAQEAQQKAAAAAAAAAAAQRQSSPQPPSRSSEVPAGPPNPLMGARPPFGMFPNLPLFPPSTTQNMCNAMNQIAQSVMPAAPFNPLALSGVRGSTTCGICYKTFPCHSALEIHYRSHTKERPFKCNICDRGFTTKGNLKQHMLTHKIRDMEQETFRNRAVKYMSEWSSDRE; from the exons ATGAAAAATCACCTGTCCAACGTGCTGTGTGCAATGCGTAGTGACTTCAAGGATAATCACCAGGAGACCATCAATAAAATGATACAATTTGGCACCGTGAAATATGGCATTGTCAAACAGCTGAAGGATCGCGCTCGAAGCGCCGACAAAG ATACTGGCAGCGATCAGGAGGAGAATGGAGCCTGCTCGCCACTGACCACGGCCACGACGACAGCCAGTCCCGAGCCCGaggaggaacaggagcagcagcagcagcagcagcaggaggaagctGAGCAAAGAGCGGCAGAGCAGatcgatgaggaggagcagcccaTTGaggataacaacaacaaagtggTCATGACCAAGCCCAGctcagagctggagctggagcactcccactcccactccgaGTCCCAGTCCAGGCCACAGTCGCCCTCGGTCAACACAGAGGAGGCAGCGACGGCGGCCAGTCCGGCAGCTGTGGCGCCCGAGAAGGACCTCGAAGTGGACGTGGAAATGCCAGAGACGAGAAcctcggcagcggcagccactggGGAGGAGCCTGCGGTGGGTGTGGGCGCCACGCCCGTGACCCTGGAGGCCATTCAGAACATGCAAATGGCCATTGCCCAGTTCGCGGCCAAGACCATTGCCAACGGCTCGACGGGGGCGGACAATGAGGCGGCCATGAAGCAGCTGGCCTTCCTGCAGCAAACGCTCTtcaatctgcagcagcagcagctcttccAGATTCAGctcatccagcagctgcagtcgcagttgGCGCTGAACCAGGCCAAGCAGACGGAGGAGGACgcagacgaggaggaggaaggggaaggggaagcgGAAGCGGAGGACGtggagccggaggaggagACGGACAcgtacgaggaggaggagcgcatCGCGGACATGGAACTCAGGCAGAAGGCGGAGGCACGCATGGCCGAGGCCAAGGCCCGGCAGCACCTGATCAACGCTGGAGTTCCGCTCCGCGAGTCCTCCGGCTCCCCAGCGGAGTCCTTGAAGCGTCGCagggaacaggagcagcagcagcagcaggaggaggaggaggaggaagctgCTGCCATGCGGCGACCCCCCAGCAGTCGTCGCCTGAGCGCGGAGCTGGTCCACAAGGAGAGCGCCCAGGAGGCGCTGGCCAAGCTCAAGGACATGGAGAACATGCCGCTGCCCTTCGGCTCCGACCTGGCCTCCAGCATCATCACGCACCACGACGATCTGCCGGAGCCCAACTCCCTCGATCTGCTGCAGAAGCGCGCCCAGGAGGTGCTCGACTCGGCCTCGCAGGGCATCCTGGCCAACAACATGGCCGACGACTTCGCCTTCGACAAGTCCGGCGAGGGCAAGAGCCGCAATGAGCCCTTCTTCAAGCACCGCTGCCGCTACTGCGGCAAGGTCTTCGGCTCCGACTCCGCCCTGCAGATCCACATTCGCTCCCACACGGGCGAGCGGCCCTTCAAGTGCAACGTCTGCGGCAGTCGCTTCACCACGAAGGGCAACCTCAAGGTGCACTTCCAGCGGCACGCCCAGAAGTTCCCCCACGTGCCCATGAATGCCACGCCCATACCGGAGCACATGGACAAGTTCCATCCGCCGCTGCTGGACCAAATGTCGCCCACGGACAGCTCGCCCACCCACTCCCCAGCGCCGCCCCACGCTCCCACGGGCTGTGGCTCCGCTGCTGCCCCGCCCACCGCCATGCCCGCCTTCCCTGGCTTGCAGGGCCTGTACCGCCCGCCCATGGAGATTCTGAAGTCTTTGGGCGCCGCCGCTGGAGGCCCTCATCCGTTCTTCCCGCAGATGCCAGGCTTGGGCGCCTCCAGCGACATGCCCACGGACCTGCGCAAGTCCTCGGGTCCGAGTTCGCCgcgccaggagcaggagcaggagcaggaggatgaggagatgTCTGGTCGCATGCCTGTGAAGACAGAGCTCATGGAGGAGGAcaaggaggaggcggcggatGCCTCCGCCAACGAACGCGAGGAAGCGGAACCCGAgccgcagccactgccgctggaGGTGCGCATCAAGGAGGAGCGcctcgaggaggagcagcagcagtcccagcagcagcaggaggaggaagcggagcagcagctggaggtgcGCCGCACACCGTCGCCGAGAGTGCGATCCCCGCCAGTGAATCATCATCGCagccatcaccatcagcagcagcagcagcaccatggACATCATGGCCATCACGGCTATCCGCCGGTGGTGCAGCCCATCCAGCCACCCGCGCTGATGCACCCACAGCAGCCTTCGCCCGGCTCCCAGTCGCATCTGGACCATCTGCCCACGCCGGGCCAGCTGCCGCCCAGCATGCCACATCGCGAGGACTTCTTCGCGGAGCGTTTCCCCCTCAACTTCACGACCGGGAAGACGCTCTCGCCGGAGCACAACTCGCCCATCCGCTCCCccgcccatgcccatgcccatgcccacggACATCCGCACCACGCCCACATGGCGCGTTCGCCCTTCTTCAACCCGATCAAGCACGAGATGGCCGCGCTGCTGCCGCGGCCCCACAGCAACGACAACTCGTGGGAGAACTTCATCGAGGTGTCCAACACCTCGGAGACCATGAAGCTCAAGGAGCTGATGAAGAACAAGAAGATCAGCGACCCCAACCAGTGCGTCGTCTGCGACCGCGTCCTGTCCTGCAAGAGCGCCCTGCAGATGCACTACCGCACGCACACGGGCGAGCGGCCCTTCAAGTGCCGCATCTGCGGCCGCGCCTTCACCACGAAGGGCAACCTCAAGACGCACATGGCGGTGCACAAGATCCGGCCGCCCATGCGCAACTTCCACCAGTGCCCGGTGTGCCACAAGAAGTACTCGAACGCCCTcgtcctgcagcagcacatccgCCTGCACACGGGCGAGCCCACGGACCTCACCCCGGAGCAGATCCAGGCGGCGGAGATACGCGATCCGCCGCCCTCCATGATGCCGGGACACTTCATGAATCCCTTTGCGGCGGCCGCCTTCCACTTTGGCGCACTGCCAGGGGCACCCGGAGGCCCACCAGGAGCCCTGCATGGAGCGCACAACGGCGCCCTCGGCTCGGAGTCGTCGCAGGGCGATCTGGAGGACAACATGGACTGCGGGGAGGACTACGACGATGATGTGTCCTCGGAGCATCTGTCCAACAGCCACCTGGAGCAGGAGGGCGGCGGGTCGGAGCGTCCCCGCTCCGGGGATGACTTCAAGTCGCTGCTGTTCGAGCAGAAGCTGCGCATCGATGCCACGGGCGTGGTGAacacccatccccatccccatgcccACCCGCCCGCGCGGCCAcgctcctccgcctccagcAATGGCAACTCCGGGGGCTCCGCCTCGGCGCCCACCAGCCCCACCTCCCACCAGTCGCATCTGGCCGCCAAGCCGAGCTCCTCGTCCACGCGCGCCAGCAGCCCCGCTCGATCGGAGGCGTCGCAGGGCGCCCTGGATCTGACGCCACGCGCggcgccacagccaccgccgaCGGCGGCAGCttcggcctcctcctccagctcccgctcgccgctgctgcccaaggAGAAGCCCATCAGTCCGCCGCAGTCGGCACGGAGTCCGCCCAACGGCCCTCCGCAGCCGCCTCCGCCCCCATCGATGCTCTCCTGCTCGCCGCTGCCCCCCTCGGTGGCCATTGACTGCCTGCCCCCGGGACTGCAGcaccacctgcagcagcagcaccagcacctcatgcagcagcaggcggcagtggcagcagcagccgccgcacagCATCACCACCATCAGATGCAGCAGCACGCGGCAGCgctgcaccagcaccaggagcagctgcgACGCGAGGCGCAGGAGGCGCAGcagaaggcagcggcagcggcagcggctgcagcggcggcacaGCGCCAGAGCTCCCCACAGCCCCCGTCCCGCTCCAGCGAGGTGCCCGCGGGTCCGCCCAATCCGCTGATGGGCGCCCGTCCGCCCTTCGGCATGTTCCCCAACCTACCGCTCTTCCCGCCCTCCACGACGCAGAACATGTGCAACGCGATGAATCAGATAGCCCAGTCCGTGATGCCGGCGGCGCCCTTCAATCCGCTGGCCCTGAGCGGCGTGCGGGGCAGCACCACCTGCGGCATCTGCTACAAGACATTCCCCTGCCACTCGGCGCTGGAGATTCACTACCGCAGCCACACCAAGGAGCGGCCCTTCAAGTGCAACATCTGCGATCGCGGCTTCACCACAAAG GGCAATCTGAAGCAGCACATGCTGACACACAAGATCCGGGACATGGAGCAGGAGACCTTCCGAAATCGTGCAGTAAAGTAT ATGAGTGAATGGAGCTCTGATCGCGAATAA
- the LOC117900975 gene encoding homeotic protein spalt-major isoform X2 — protein MKNHLSNVLCAMRSDFKDNHQETINKMIQFGTVKYGIVKQLKDRARSADKDTGSDQEENGACSPLTTATTTASPEPEEEQEQQQQQQQEEAEQRAAEQIDEEEQPIEDNNNKVVMTKPSSELELEHSHSHSESQSRPQSPSVNTEEAATAASPAAVAPEKDLEVDVEMPETRTSAAAATGEEPAVGVGATPVTLEAIQNMQMAIAQFAAKTIANGSTGADNEAAMKQLAFLQQTLFNLQQQQLFQIQLIQQLQSQLALNQAKQTEEDADEEEEGEGEAEAEDVEPEEETDTYEEEERIADMELRQKAEARMAEAKARQHLINAGVPLRESSGSPAESLKRRREQEQQQQQEEEEEEAAAMRRPPSSRRLSAELVHKESAQEALAKLKDMENMPLPFGSDLASSIITHHDDLPEPNSLDLLQKRAQEVLDSASQGILANNMADDFAFDKSGEGKSRNEPFFKHRCRYCGKVFGSDSALQIHIRSHTGERPFKCNVCGSRFTTKGNLKVHFQRHAQKFPHVPMNATPIPEHMDKFHPPLLDQMSPTDSSPTHSPAPPHAPTGCGSAAAPPTAMPAFPGLQGLYRPPMEILKSLGAAAGGPHPFFPQMPGLGASSDMPTDLRKSSGPSSPRQEQEQEQEDEEMSGRMPVKTELMEEDKEEAADASANEREEAEPEPQPLPLEVRIKEERLEEEQQQSQQQQEEEAEQQLEVRRTPSPRVRSPPVNHHRSHHHQQQQQHHGHHGHHGYPPVVQPIQPPALMHPQQPSPGSQSHLDHLPTPGQLPPSMPHREDFFAERFPLNFTTGKTLSPEHNSPIRSPAHAHAHAHGHPHHAHMARSPFFNPIKHEMAALLPRPHSNDNSWENFIEVSNTSETMKLKELMKNKKISDPNQCVVCDRVLSCKSALQMHYRTHTGERPFKCRICGRAFTTKGNLKTHMAVHKIRPPMRNFHQCPVCHKKYSNALVLQQHIRLHTGEPTDLTPEQIQAAEIRDPPPSMMPGHFMNPFAAAAFHFGALPGAPGGPPGALHGAHNGALGSESSQGDLEDNMDCGEDYDDDVSSEHLSNSHLEQEGGGSERPRSGDDFKSLLFEQKLRIDATGVVNTHPHPHAHPPARPRSSASSNGNSGGSASAPTSPTSHQSHLAAKPSSSSTRASSPARSEASQGALDLTPRAAPQPPPTAAASASSSSSRSPLLPKEKPISPPQSARSPPNGPPQPPPPPSMLSCSPLPPSVAIDCLPPGLQHHLQQQHQHLMQQQAAVAAAAAAQHHHHQMQQHAAALHQHQEQLRREAQEAQQKAAAAAAAAAAAQRQSSPQPPSRSSEVPAGPPNPLMGARPPFGMFPNLPLFPPSTTQNMCNAMNQIAQSVMPAAPFNPLALSGVRGSTTCGICYKTFPCHSALEIHYRSHTKERPFKCNICDRGFTTKGNLKQHMLTHKIRDMEQETFRNRAVK, from the exons ATGAAAAATCACCTGTCCAACGTGCTGTGTGCAATGCGTAGTGACTTCAAGGATAATCACCAGGAGACCATCAATAAAATGATACAATTTGGCACCGTGAAATATGGCATTGTCAAACAGCTGAAGGATCGCGCTCGAAGCGCCGACAAAG ATACTGGCAGCGATCAGGAGGAGAATGGAGCCTGCTCGCCACTGACCACGGCCACGACGACAGCCAGTCCCGAGCCCGaggaggaacaggagcagcagcagcagcagcagcaggaggaagctGAGCAAAGAGCGGCAGAGCAGatcgatgaggaggagcagcccaTTGaggataacaacaacaaagtggTCATGACCAAGCCCAGctcagagctggagctggagcactcccactcccactccgaGTCCCAGTCCAGGCCACAGTCGCCCTCGGTCAACACAGAGGAGGCAGCGACGGCGGCCAGTCCGGCAGCTGTGGCGCCCGAGAAGGACCTCGAAGTGGACGTGGAAATGCCAGAGACGAGAAcctcggcagcggcagccactggGGAGGAGCCTGCGGTGGGTGTGGGCGCCACGCCCGTGACCCTGGAGGCCATTCAGAACATGCAAATGGCCATTGCCCAGTTCGCGGCCAAGACCATTGCCAACGGCTCGACGGGGGCGGACAATGAGGCGGCCATGAAGCAGCTGGCCTTCCTGCAGCAAACGCTCTtcaatctgcagcagcagcagctcttccAGATTCAGctcatccagcagctgcagtcgcagttgGCGCTGAACCAGGCCAAGCAGACGGAGGAGGACgcagacgaggaggaggaaggggaaggggaagcgGAAGCGGAGGACGtggagccggaggaggagACGGACAcgtacgaggaggaggagcgcatCGCGGACATGGAACTCAGGCAGAAGGCGGAGGCACGCATGGCCGAGGCCAAGGCCCGGCAGCACCTGATCAACGCTGGAGTTCCGCTCCGCGAGTCCTCCGGCTCCCCAGCGGAGTCCTTGAAGCGTCGCagggaacaggagcagcagcagcagcaggaggaggaggaggaggaagctgCTGCCATGCGGCGACCCCCCAGCAGTCGTCGCCTGAGCGCGGAGCTGGTCCACAAGGAGAGCGCCCAGGAGGCGCTGGCCAAGCTCAAGGACATGGAGAACATGCCGCTGCCCTTCGGCTCCGACCTGGCCTCCAGCATCATCACGCACCACGACGATCTGCCGGAGCCCAACTCCCTCGATCTGCTGCAGAAGCGCGCCCAGGAGGTGCTCGACTCGGCCTCGCAGGGCATCCTGGCCAACAACATGGCCGACGACTTCGCCTTCGACAAGTCCGGCGAGGGCAAGAGCCGCAATGAGCCCTTCTTCAAGCACCGCTGCCGCTACTGCGGCAAGGTCTTCGGCTCCGACTCCGCCCTGCAGATCCACATTCGCTCCCACACGGGCGAGCGGCCCTTCAAGTGCAACGTCTGCGGCAGTCGCTTCACCACGAAGGGCAACCTCAAGGTGCACTTCCAGCGGCACGCCCAGAAGTTCCCCCACGTGCCCATGAATGCCACGCCCATACCGGAGCACATGGACAAGTTCCATCCGCCGCTGCTGGACCAAATGTCGCCCACGGACAGCTCGCCCACCCACTCCCCAGCGCCGCCCCACGCTCCCACGGGCTGTGGCTCCGCTGCTGCCCCGCCCACCGCCATGCCCGCCTTCCCTGGCTTGCAGGGCCTGTACCGCCCGCCCATGGAGATTCTGAAGTCTTTGGGCGCCGCCGCTGGAGGCCCTCATCCGTTCTTCCCGCAGATGCCAGGCTTGGGCGCCTCCAGCGACATGCCCACGGACCTGCGCAAGTCCTCGGGTCCGAGTTCGCCgcgccaggagcaggagcaggagcaggaggatgaggagatgTCTGGTCGCATGCCTGTGAAGACAGAGCTCATGGAGGAGGAcaaggaggaggcggcggatGCCTCCGCCAACGAACGCGAGGAAGCGGAACCCGAgccgcagccactgccgctggaGGTGCGCATCAAGGAGGAGCGcctcgaggaggagcagcagcagtcccagcagcagcaggaggaggaagcggagcagcagctggaggtgcGCCGCACACCGTCGCCGAGAGTGCGATCCCCGCCAGTGAATCATCATCGCagccatcaccatcagcagcagcagcagcaccatggACATCATGGCCATCACGGCTATCCGCCGGTGGTGCAGCCCATCCAGCCACCCGCGCTGATGCACCCACAGCAGCCTTCGCCCGGCTCCCAGTCGCATCTGGACCATCTGCCCACGCCGGGCCAGCTGCCGCCCAGCATGCCACATCGCGAGGACTTCTTCGCGGAGCGTTTCCCCCTCAACTTCACGACCGGGAAGACGCTCTCGCCGGAGCACAACTCGCCCATCCGCTCCCccgcccatgcccatgcccatgcccacggACATCCGCACCACGCCCACATGGCGCGTTCGCCCTTCTTCAACCCGATCAAGCACGAGATGGCCGCGCTGCTGCCGCGGCCCCACAGCAACGACAACTCGTGGGAGAACTTCATCGAGGTGTCCAACACCTCGGAGACCATGAAGCTCAAGGAGCTGATGAAGAACAAGAAGATCAGCGACCCCAACCAGTGCGTCGTCTGCGACCGCGTCCTGTCCTGCAAGAGCGCCCTGCAGATGCACTACCGCACGCACACGGGCGAGCGGCCCTTCAAGTGCCGCATCTGCGGCCGCGCCTTCACCACGAAGGGCAACCTCAAGACGCACATGGCGGTGCACAAGATCCGGCCGCCCATGCGCAACTTCCACCAGTGCCCGGTGTGCCACAAGAAGTACTCGAACGCCCTcgtcctgcagcagcacatccgCCTGCACACGGGCGAGCCCACGGACCTCACCCCGGAGCAGATCCAGGCGGCGGAGATACGCGATCCGCCGCCCTCCATGATGCCGGGACACTTCATGAATCCCTTTGCGGCGGCCGCCTTCCACTTTGGCGCACTGCCAGGGGCACCCGGAGGCCCACCAGGAGCCCTGCATGGAGCGCACAACGGCGCCCTCGGCTCGGAGTCGTCGCAGGGCGATCTGGAGGACAACATGGACTGCGGGGAGGACTACGACGATGATGTGTCCTCGGAGCATCTGTCCAACAGCCACCTGGAGCAGGAGGGCGGCGGGTCGGAGCGTCCCCGCTCCGGGGATGACTTCAAGTCGCTGCTGTTCGAGCAGAAGCTGCGCATCGATGCCACGGGCGTGGTGAacacccatccccatccccatgcccACCCGCCCGCGCGGCCAcgctcctccgcctccagcAATGGCAACTCCGGGGGCTCCGCCTCGGCGCCCACCAGCCCCACCTCCCACCAGTCGCATCTGGCCGCCAAGCCGAGCTCCTCGTCCACGCGCGCCAGCAGCCCCGCTCGATCGGAGGCGTCGCAGGGCGCCCTGGATCTGACGCCACGCGCggcgccacagccaccgccgaCGGCGGCAGCttcggcctcctcctccagctcccgctcgccgctgctgcccaaggAGAAGCCCATCAGTCCGCCGCAGTCGGCACGGAGTCCGCCCAACGGCCCTCCGCAGCCGCCTCCGCCCCCATCGATGCTCTCCTGCTCGCCGCTGCCCCCCTCGGTGGCCATTGACTGCCTGCCCCCGGGACTGCAGcaccacctgcagcagcagcaccagcacctcatgcagcagcaggcggcagtggcagcagcagccgccgcacagCATCACCACCATCAGATGCAGCAGCACGCGGCAGCgctgcaccagcaccaggagcagctgcgACGCGAGGCGCAGGAGGCGCAGcagaaggcagcggcagcggcagcggctgcagcggcggcacaGCGCCAGAGCTCCCCACAGCCCCCGTCCCGCTCCAGCGAGGTGCCCGCGGGTCCGCCCAATCCGCTGATGGGCGCCCGTCCGCCCTTCGGCATGTTCCCCAACCTACCGCTCTTCCCGCCCTCCACGACGCAGAACATGTGCAACGCGATGAATCAGATAGCCCAGTCCGTGATGCCGGCGGCGCCCTTCAATCCGCTGGCCCTGAGCGGCGTGCGGGGCAGCACCACCTGCGGCATCTGCTACAAGACATTCCCCTGCCACTCGGCGCTGGAGATTCACTACCGCAGCCACACCAAGGAGCGGCCCTTCAAGTGCAACATCTGCGATCGCGGCTTCACCACAAAG GGCAATCTGAAGCAGCACATGCTGACACACAAGATCCGGGACATGGAGCAGGAGACCTTCCGAAATCGTGCAGTAAA ATGA